In a genomic window of Flavobacterium lipolyticum:
- the amaB gene encoding L-piperidine-6-carboxylate dehydrogenase — MTTIASQFGMNEALEKLGIKSINEGTSTGLQNFSSGEILNSFSPVDGKLIASVKMSTPQDYEKVMQAATEAFKSFRLIPAPQRGEIVRQFGQKLRDNKEALGKLVSYEMGKSLQEGYGEVQEMIDICDFAVGLSRQLHGLTMHSERPGHRMYEQYHSLGVVGIISAFNFPVAVWSWNTALAWISGDVCVWKPSEKTPLCGIACQNIIAQVIKENNLPEGISCLINGDYKIGELMTADTRVPLVSATGSTRMGKIVAQAVAGRLGKSLLELGGNNAIIVTPDADIKMTVIGAVFGAVGTAGQRCTSTRRLIIHESIYDKVKDALVAAYKQLRIGNPLDENNHVGPLIDTHAVEMYALALNKVVAEGGKVLVEGGVLSGEGYESGCYVKPAIAEAQNSFEIVQHETFAPVLYLIKYSGEVDNAIDLQNGVAQGLSSAIMTNNLREAERFLSVVGSDCGIANVNIGTSGAEIGGAFGGEKETGGGRESGSDAWKIYMRRQTNTINYTTSLPLAQGIKFDL; from the coding sequence ATGACAACAATAGCATCACAGTTTGGAATGAATGAGGCTCTGGAAAAATTGGGCATCAAATCAATAAACGAAGGAACATCAACGGGACTACAGAATTTTTCTTCAGGAGAAATTTTAAACAGTTTTTCACCGGTTGATGGAAAATTAATAGCATCAGTAAAAATGTCGACGCCTCAGGATTATGAAAAAGTTATGCAGGCAGCTACAGAAGCTTTTAAAAGTTTTCGTTTAATTCCTGCACCACAACGTGGAGAAATTGTGCGTCAGTTTGGACAAAAGCTTCGTGACAATAAAGAAGCGCTTGGTAAGTTGGTTTCCTACGAAATGGGTAAATCATTGCAAGAAGGTTACGGTGAAGTACAGGAAATGATTGATATCTGTGATTTTGCAGTTGGTTTATCGCGTCAGCTTCACGGATTAACGATGCATTCCGAAAGACCGGGACACCGTATGTACGAGCAATACCATTCGTTAGGAGTTGTGGGAATCATTTCGGCATTTAACTTTCCGGTTGCAGTTTGGTCGTGGAACACGGCTTTGGCATGGATTTCCGGAGATGTTTGTGTTTGGAAGCCTTCTGAAAAAACACCTCTTTGCGGAATTGCCTGTCAGAACATTATCGCTCAGGTGATCAAAGAAAATAATTTACCGGAAGGAATCTCTTGTTTGATCAATGGCGACTATAAAATTGGAGAATTAATGACAGCAGATACGAGAGTACCATTAGTTTCGGCTACAGGCTCAACCCGTATGGGGAAAATTGTAGCGCAGGCTGTTGCCGGACGTTTAGGGAAATCATTGTTAGAGTTAGGGGGAAATAATGCGATCATCGTTACTCCGGATGCCGATATTAAAATGACCGTTATTGGTGCTGTTTTCGGAGCTGTGGGTACAGCGGGACAACGTTGTACATCGACAAGACGATTAATCATTCACGAAAGTATTTACGATAAAGTAAAGGATGCCTTGGTTGCTGCTTATAAACAACTAAGAATTGGTAACCCATTAGACGAGAACAATCACGTTGGACCACTTATTGACACGCATGCAGTTGAAATGTATGCACTTGCTTTGAACAAAGTGGTTGCCGAAGGAGGGAAAGTATTAGTAGAAGGCGGAGTCCTTTCGGGAGAAGGTTACGAAAGCGGCTGTTACGTAAAACCTGCAATTGCCGAAGCTCAGAATTCATTTGAAATTGTGCAGCACGAGACATTTGCTCCAGTGTTGTATCTGATTAAATATTCAGGAGAAGTGGATAACGCTATCGATCTTCAAAATGGAGTTGCACAGGGATTATCATCGGCTATTATGACCAATAATTTGCGTGAAGCAGAAAGATTTTTATCAGTAGTGGGTTCTGATTGCGGAATTGCGAATGTAAATATCGGAACTTCAGGTGCAGAAATTGGAGGTGCTTTTGGTGGAGAAAAAGAAACCGGAGGTGGCCGTGAGTCAGGATCTGATGCCTGGAAAATTTACATGCGTCGTCAGACCAATACAATCAATTATACAACGAGTCTGCCTTTGGCACAAGGAATTAAATTTGATTTGTAG
- a CDS encoding MBL fold metallo-hydrolase codes for MSILNRFLICFLLISVQAFSQKEKKSSFQVVPLGIKGGIDEKNLSAYLVAPTHTNDFICLDAGTVNAGIEKAIENKVFKVSTSEVLRKYIKGYFVSHAHLDHVSGLIINSPADSSKTVYATEKCMEMMENHYFNDQTWANFGDKGPGTPLKKYHFQTLNIGEEIPITNTTMTAKAFPLSHVNPFESTAFLIKNGESYILYLGDTGPDAVEKSDKLKSLWTAIAPLIKSKQLKGIFIEVSFPNEQPDQFLFGHLTPNYLMKELHVLEELAGKGTLNGFPIIVTHLKPPTKNIIKLKEQLQKQNALEVKIIYPEQGKRFEL; via the coding sequence ATGTCTATTCTTAACCGATTTTTAATCTGTTTCCTTTTAATTTCAGTTCAGGCCTTTTCTCAAAAAGAAAAAAAATCTTCCTTTCAGGTAGTTCCGTTAGGCATAAAAGGAGGAATAGATGAGAAGAATCTTTCAGCCTATTTAGTTGCCCCTACTCACACCAATGATTTTATCTGTTTAGATGCCGGAACTGTGAATGCCGGAATTGAAAAAGCAATTGAAAACAAGGTTTTTAAAGTTTCAACCAGCGAAGTTTTACGAAAATACATTAAAGGTTATTTTGTTTCTCATGCCCATTTAGATCATGTTTCGGGTTTAATTATAAACTCTCCTGCTGATTCTTCCAAGACGGTTTATGCCACTGAAAAATGTATGGAAATGATGGAAAATCACTATTTCAATGATCAAACCTGGGCCAATTTTGGAGATAAAGGTCCCGGAACTCCATTAAAAAAATACCATTTTCAGACTTTAAATATCGGAGAAGAAATTCCGATTACCAATACCACGATGACGGCAAAAGCATTTCCGTTAAGTCATGTGAATCCGTTTGAAAGCACTGCCTTCTTAATTAAAAATGGTGAATCGTATATACTCTATCTGGGAGATACCGGTCCTGATGCTGTAGAGAAAAGCGATAAATTAAAGTCTCTTTGGACAGCAATTGCGCCTTTGATCAAAAGCAAACAATTAAAAGGTATTTTTATTGAGGTTTCTTTCCCAAATGAACAACCGGATCAGTTTTTATTCGGACACCTGACTCCAAATTATCTCATGAAAGAGCTTCATGTCTTAGAAGAATTAGCAGGAAAAGGTACTTTGAATGGTTTTCCTATTATTGTGACTCATCTAAAGCCACCCACTAAAAATATTATAAAACTTAAAGAACAGCTGCAAAAACAAAATGCCTTAGAGGTTAAAATTATTTATCCTGAACAAGGAAAAAGATTTGAATTGTAA
- a CDS encoding Bax inhibitor-1/YccA family protein: MNFNSKNPFLSNKRFSSNAVSKAEEVHQAQIIDYNQEMTLSGTINKTAILFLILCGSAMVTWWMAFNGMNVMLPAIGGAIIGLILVVISAFKPQASPYLAPGYALFEGLFIGGISAIFEAKYPGIVINAVGATLVTFLVCLGLYKFRIVKVTEQFKSVVVAATLAIATYYLISWLVSLFTSWTPVHYGNSMMSIGISVFVIIIAALNLFLDFDQIEKGVQQRMPKFMEWYGAMGLIITLVWLYIEFLRLLSKLSSKD; the protein is encoded by the coding sequence ATGAACTTCAATTCAAAAAATCCATTTTTAAGCAACAAGCGTTTCTCCTCTAATGCTGTTTCAAAAGCTGAAGAAGTACATCAGGCACAAATTATCGACTACAATCAGGAGATGACTTTATCGGGTACAATCAACAAAACGGCTATCTTGTTTTTAATTTTATGCGGATCGGCCATGGTAACGTGGTGGATGGCATTTAATGGGATGAATGTGATGCTGCCAGCTATTGGTGGTGCCATCATTGGACTAATTTTAGTTGTAATTTCAGCCTTCAAACCTCAGGCTTCTCCTTATTTAGCTCCTGGTTATGCTTTATTTGAGGGACTATTCATTGGAGGAATTTCAGCCATCTTTGAAGCCAAATATCCCGGAATTGTAATTAACGCCGTTGGAGCAACTCTGGTTACTTTTTTAGTATGCCTTGGTTTATATAAATTCAGAATCGTAAAAGTAACGGAGCAATTTAAGTCAGTTGTTGTTGCGGCAACATTAGCAATTGCTACTTATTATTTAATTTCATGGTTAGTCTCTTTATTCACAAGCTGGACTCCTGTTCATTACGGAAACTCCATGATGAGTATCGGAATTAGCGTTTTTGTGATTATTATTGCTGCGTTAAACTTATTCTTAGACTTTGATCAGATCGAAAAAGGAGTACAGCAAAGAATGCCAAAATTCATGGAATGGTATGGCGCAATGGGACTAATTATCACACTAGTTTGGTTGTACATTGAATTCTTACGACTATTATCAAAATTATCAAGCAAAGATTAA
- a CDS encoding 3-hydroxyanthranilate 3,4-dioxygenase, giving the protein MAIAKPFNLTKWIDENRHLLKPPVGNKNLYVDSGDYIVMIVAGPNARKDYHYNETEELFYQLEGSIKVIIQEDGERKEMDLHAGDMYLHPAKVPHSPVRSEGSIGLVIERKRAGKGYTDGLLWHCDHCNHKLYEVLFELHNIEKDFLPHFEHFYNSLELRTCDNCGTVMESDPRFVAKK; this is encoded by the coding sequence ATGGCAATAGCTAAACCTTTCAATCTAACAAAGTGGATCGATGAGAACCGTCATTTACTAAAACCCCCCGTTGGGAATAAAAATCTTTATGTTGATTCCGGTGATTATATCGTGATGATTGTTGCGGGTCCGAATGCCCGAAAAGATTATCATTATAACGAAACCGAAGAGCTTTTTTATCAGCTGGAAGGCAGTATAAAAGTTATTATTCAGGAAGATGGCGAACGAAAGGAAATGGATTTACATGCAGGTGACATGTATCTTCATCCGGCAAAAGTTCCTCATTCACCTGTTCGTTCCGAAGGTTCAATTGGATTGGTAATTGAACGCAAACGTGCAGGAAAAGGATATACAGACGGACTGCTTTGGCATTGTGATCATTGCAATCATAAATTGTATGAGGTGCTTTTTGAATTGCATAATATTGAAAAAGACTTTCTGCCGCATTTCGAACATTTCTATAATTCGTTAGAGTTGAGAACCTGCGATAACTGCGGTACTGTAATGGAATCGGATCCCAGATTTGTGGCAAAGAAATAA
- a CDS encoding NADH-quinone oxidoreductase subunit N, with amino-acid sequence MNTLIAITGLGIFCLLFEILNLRKAIVPITIIGLLGVLALNFYEFGSTASYYNNMITVSKFSVTFSSLFIVLTIFLVALSHNFYENHPTKISDFVAIKVFLLAGGVAMVSFGNLAMFFLGIEILSIALYVLAASDRLNLKSNEAGMKYFLMGSFASGIILFGICLIYGAMGTFDVAEIHEISLSAELPIWFPIGMILMIIGMLFKVAAVPFHFWAPDVYEGSPALTTALMSTLAKVVAIATLYKLVSALNFIPSLDNQDLLGTFETIVVIVSIASMTVGNIMALRQVNVKRMLAFSGISHAGFMLMTLLTIATSAGVLLYYTAAYALAGIAAFSVVLYVCKNQDNEDITNFHGLGKTNPLLAAILTGSLLSMAGIPIFSGFFAKLFLFNQTIQAGYIALVIVAVINSIISVGYYFKLILAMYSKEPNQERTGKPFLIYAVAVISIALNIALGLFPSLVLDLLK; translated from the coding sequence ATGAATACATTAATAGCTATAACAGGATTGGGTATTTTCTGCCTATTGTTTGAAATTCTTAATTTAAGAAAGGCCATTGTTCCTATTACCATCATTGGTTTACTAGGTGTTTTGGCACTTAACTTTTACGAATTCGGATCAACAGCAAGTTACTATAACAATATGATTACAGTGAGTAAGTTCTCTGTGACATTTTCATCGTTGTTTATTGTGTTGACCATTTTCCTGGTAGCATTAAGTCATAATTTTTACGAAAATCATCCAACCAAAATCTCCGATTTCGTTGCGATCAAAGTATTTTTATTAGCCGGTGGAGTGGCTATGGTTTCTTTCGGAAACTTAGCGATGTTTTTCTTAGGAATTGAAATTCTATCAATTGCTCTTTACGTTTTGGCAGCAAGTGATCGTTTGAACTTGAAAAGTAATGAGGCTGGTATGAAATATTTCTTAATGGGATCTTTTGCATCAGGAATCATTTTATTCGGAATCTGTTTGATTTACGGAGCGATGGGAACTTTTGATGTAGCTGAAATCCATGAAATCTCTTTATCTGCCGAATTGCCAATCTGGTTTCCAATCGGAATGATTTTGATGATTATTGGTATGTTGTTCAAAGTAGCAGCGGTTCCTTTTCATTTCTGGGCTCCGGATGTTTACGAAGGTTCTCCTGCGTTGACTACTGCTTTAATGAGTACTTTGGCAAAAGTTGTAGCAATCGCTACGCTTTATAAATTGGTTTCTGCATTGAATTTCATTCCATCACTAGACAATCAGGATCTTTTAGGAACTTTTGAAACTATTGTTGTAATCGTTTCAATCGCTTCTATGACGGTTGGAAATATAATGGCATTGCGTCAGGTAAATGTAAAACGTATGCTGGCATTCTCAGGAATCTCGCATGCCGGTTTTATGTTAATGACTTTGCTAACGATAGCAACCTCAGCAGGTGTTTTATTGTATTACACAGCTGCGTATGCATTGGCCGGAATCGCTGCATTCAGTGTTGTTTTATACGTATGTAAAAATCAGGATAACGAAGATATTACCAATTTCCATGGTTTAGGAAAAACAAATCCTCTATTGGCAGCAATCCTTACAGGTTCGCTATTGTCTATGGCTGGTATTCCTATTTTCTCCGGTTTCTTCGCTAAGTTATTCTTGTTTAACCAAACCATTCAGGCAGGATACATTGCTTTAGTAATTGTAGCGGTTATCAACTCCATTATTAGTGTTGGATATTATTTCAAACTAATCTTAGCGATGTACTCTAAAGAGCCGAATCAGGAACGTACAGGAAAACCTTTCCTTATTTATGCGGTTGCAGTAATTTCAATTGCTTTAAACATTGCTTTAGGTTTATTCCCTTCTTTAGTTTTAGATCTTTTAAAATAA
- a CDS encoding YraN family protein, giving the protein MAEHNELGKKGEDLAVEYLEQNGYKILDRNWTFQKAEIDIIAEKESILAIIEVKTRSTLNFGLPQDFVKPKKIQLLVKAVNAYINDREIDIEVRFDIIAIHKKKETFAIEHITDAFFHF; this is encoded by the coding sequence ATGGCAGAACACAACGAACTTGGGAAAAAAGGTGAAGATCTTGCTGTGGAATATCTGGAGCAAAACGGATACAAAATTCTCGATCGAAACTGGACTTTTCAAAAGGCCGAAATTGATATTATCGCTGAGAAAGAATCTATTTTGGCCATCATTGAAGTAAAAACAAGATCGACTCTGAATTTTGGTTTACCGCAAGATTTTGTGAAACCTAAAAAAATTCAACTGCTGGTAAAAGCCGTAAATGCCTATATAAACGATAGGGAAATAGATATTGAAGTCCGTTTTGACATCATCGCGATACACAAAAAAAAGGAAACATTTGCAATTGAACATATTACAGACGCTTTCTTCCATTTTTAA
- a CDS encoding T9SS type A sorting domain-containing protein, with protein sequence MKKNLLIHLLLLLTVPLWAQQVQITESSGWLESAFIKWQPVSNAQTYNVYYSGNGVTDKKIDDQLIRSYGSYFRADIPGLKAGSYTVKIKPVISGAEGTGSTTGSLTVAAHDRNGFAFEGGRVPGGYKADGTPKDNAVILYITQNTKNTISMNITGASANPCVGLQNILYAIKKGKDTRPFIIRLIGNITDMSVMEGGDVVIENANNAASYLTIEGIGNDAVANGWGIRLKSASNIEVSNLGLMNCNSTAGDNVGMQQDNDHVWVHNCDLFYGNAGSDADQIKGDGALDNKTSTYITLSYNHFWDNGKASLLGLSEGTTSGLYITYHHNWFDHSDSRHPRVRYYSAHIYNNYFDGVAKYGSGSTLGSSLFIEGNYFRNSKHPMLTSLQGTDIWDEANQVNNAGTMGTFSGETGGSIKAFNNTFDASNGTNSMRFVAYNDPNPLYNISGKISSTTDFDAYVATTRGETVSSAVKSKSGANTYNNFDTDAALYVKNLILEQPATAKTKVTQYAGRVSGGDLKWTFDNSVDDTSSLVITALKSALTNYTGTLVAVQGEGNPPTSSQTLTATANNNQTVTSGTAIGTIVYTWGGDATDATVTGLPASGISFVKNTSAKTITITGTPTATVSYSIATTGKGTPATGSGTITVTTAGTQTLTSTNNNSQTVASGTAIATIVFTWGGNATDATITGLPASGISFVKNTSAKTITITGTPSANVSYSIATTGTGTPATGSGTITVTTGTPAGDEIHNFTTSGKTSSFYTITGNMNSTNGSVTYAGLTLTARLKIESNTTITYTTTSPSTLTLVFDSNFTGTIKVNNVSYTASAGRVTASIPAGSNTITKGSVANLFYISTEYNSASTLRTTQTAEIPAESKASKVIVYPNPASNVLYFSESAQSIEKVQVYNMSGTLVKSVGKNVESIDVSNLISGTYLVKVYTNEGSFNQTVLKK encoded by the coding sequence ATGAAAAAAAACCTACTCATTCACCTGCTTTTACTACTTACAGTACCCCTATGGGCACAACAAGTACAGATTACCGAATCCTCAGGCTGGCTTGAATCGGCATTTATTAAATGGCAACCTGTAAGCAATGCACAAACCTACAATGTGTATTATTCCGGTAATGGAGTTACCGATAAAAAAATTGACGACCAATTGATCAGAAGTTACGGAAGTTATTTTCGTGCAGACATTCCGGGTCTAAAAGCGGGATCTTACACCGTTAAGATCAAACCAGTCATTTCGGGTGCAGAAGGTACTGGTTCAACAACAGGTTCGTTAACCGTTGCTGCCCATGATCGTAATGGATTTGCTTTTGAGGGCGGACGCGTTCCGGGAGGATACAAAGCTGACGGAACTCCGAAAGACAATGCGGTTATTTTATACATCACGCAAAATACCAAAAACACTATTTCGATGAATATCACCGGAGCCAGTGCAAATCCTTGTGTTGGTTTACAAAATATATTGTATGCCATCAAAAAAGGAAAAGATACACGTCCGTTTATCATTCGTTTAATTGGAAATATTACCGACATGTCTGTGATGGAAGGCGGAGATGTTGTTATTGAAAATGCCAACAATGCAGCCAGTTACCTTACGATCGAAGGAATAGGAAATGATGCTGTTGCCAATGGCTGGGGCATACGTTTGAAATCGGCATCGAACATAGAGGTAAGCAATCTTGGTCTTATGAACTGTAACAGTACCGCGGGTGACAATGTTGGTATGCAACAAGACAATGACCACGTTTGGGTACACAACTGCGATTTATTTTATGGAAATGCAGGAAGCGATGCTGATCAAATTAAGGGAGACGGAGCTTTAGACAATAAAACATCAACTTACATTACCCTGTCATACAATCACTTTTGGGACAACGGAAAAGCAAGTCTTTTGGGTCTAAGCGAAGGCACTACAAGTGGTTTGTACATCACCTATCACCACAACTGGTTCGATCATTCTGATTCGCGTCATCCTCGTGTGCGCTATTATTCCGCTCACATTTACAACAATTATTTTGATGGTGTAGCCAAATACGGTTCGGGGTCTACATTAGGATCTTCGTTATTCATAGAAGGAAATTACTTCCGCAACAGCAAACACCCCATGTTAACTTCTTTGCAGGGTACTGATATCTGGGACGAAGCCAATCAGGTAAACAATGCCGGAACTATGGGAACTTTCTCAGGGGAAACCGGAGGATCAATTAAAGCTTTCAACAATACCTTTGATGCTTCAAACGGAACGAATAGCATGCGTTTCGTTGCTTATAACGATCCTAATCCGTTATACAATATTTCAGGAAAAATTAGCTCAACAACCGACTTTGATGCTTATGTTGCCACGACAAGAGGTGAAACAGTAAGCAGCGCTGTTAAATCAAAATCGGGAGCCAATACCTACAATAACTTTGATACTGATGCTGCACTATACGTTAAAAATTTAATCCTCGAACAACCGGCGACTGCTAAAACAAAAGTAACTCAATACGCCGGACGTGTTTCGGGAGGCGATTTAAAATGGACTTTTGATAATAGTGTAGATGACACCTCTTCACTTGTAATCACGGCACTGAAATCGGCACTTACCAATTACACCGGAACTTTAGTGGCTGTTCAGGGAGAAGGCAATCCGCCTACAAGTTCTCAAACCCTAACGGCAACTGCCAATAACAATCAAACTGTAACCAGCGGTACTGCTATCGGAACGATTGTTTACACTTGGGGAGGCGACGCAACAGATGCAACGGTTACCGGACTTCCGGCGTCAGGAATTAGTTTTGTAAAAAATACCAGCGCCAAAACCATTACTATTACCGGAACTCCAACCGCTACTGTTTCTTACTCTATCGCCACTACCGGAAAAGGAACTCCGGCAACTGGCTCAGGAACCATTACGGTAACCACAGCCGGGACGCAAACACTGACATCTACAAACAATAACAGTCAAACAGTTGCCAGCGGAACCGCAATTGCAACAATTGTTTTCACCTGGGGAGGAAATGCAACAGATGCAACAATTACAGGATTGCCTGCTTCAGGAATTAGTTTTGTAAAAAATACCAGTGCCAAAACGATCACCATTACAGGAACTCCAAGTGCTAACGTGTCGTATTCGATAGCTACAACCGGAACCGGAACTCCAGCAACAGGTTCAGGAACTATTACTGTTACTACCGGAACACCTGCCGGAGATGAGATTCATAACTTTACAACATCCGGAAAAACAAGTTCATTTTACACTATTACCGGAAATATGAATTCAACTAACGGATCAGTAACCTATGCGGGATTAACTCTTACAGCACGTCTCAAAATAGAATCAAATACTACCATTACCTATACTACTACGAGTCCTTCAACATTAACCTTGGTTTTCGACTCTAACTTTACCGGAACGATCAAAGTAAATAATGTCTCATACACTGCATCAGCCGGAAGGGTGACGGCTTCAATTCCTGCAGGATCCAACACCATTACAAAAGGTTCTGTTGCCAATTTGTTCTACATCAGTACAGAATACAATAGCGCAAGTACGCTAAGAACAACACAAACAGCTGAAATTCCTGCAGAATCAAAAGCTTCAAAGGTGATTGTATATCCAAATCCGGCTTCAAATGTTTTATACTTCTCCGAATCAGCGCAAAGTATAGAAAAAGTTCAGGTATACAATATGTCGGGAACTTTAGTAAAAAGTGTAGGCAAAAATGTGGAAAGCATTGATGTAAGTAATTTAATTTCGGGTACCTACCTAGTAAAAGTTTATACTAATGAAGGCTCGTTCAACCAAACTGTTCTAAAAAAATAA
- a CDS encoding S66 peptidase family protein — MITPPYLQKGDTVAILATARKNIDDNLKPTIDLLHSWGLEAVVGSTIGLDFNQLAGTDEQRAADFQKQLDNPNIKAIWCVRGGYGTVRMIDLLDFTKFKQHPKWIVGFSDVTVLHNHLNTMGYQSIHGIMPVTVPRATPAAVSSMKSALFGEPISYTIAPDKMNRFGNATGELVGGNLSILYSLLGSPSAIDCKDKILFLEDLDEYLYHIDRMMMNLRRNGCIENLKGIVVGGMTKMKDNEVPWGKNAVEIVDDVTKKYNIPVIFNFPAGHIQDNRALIMGSTVTVNVNESGSTVTFQK; from the coding sequence ATGATAACACCACCTTATTTACAAAAAGGAGATACTGTAGCCATTTTAGCAACAGCAAGAAAAAATATAGACGATAATCTGAAACCTACTATAGATTTATTACACAGCTGGGGCCTTGAAGCCGTAGTTGGAAGTACTATTGGTTTAGATTTTAACCAACTGGCCGGTACCGATGAACAACGTGCTGCCGACTTTCAAAAACAGTTAGACAATCCAAATATCAAAGCAATCTGGTGCGTTCGCGGAGGTTATGGAACGGTGAGAATGATCGATTTACTTGATTTTACCAAATTCAAACAACACCCTAAATGGATTGTTGGTTTTAGTGACGTTACCGTTCTGCACAATCATTTGAATACGATGGGCTATCAGTCCATTCACGGGATCATGCCTGTAACGGTTCCAAGAGCTACTCCAGCTGCGGTCAGTTCAATGAAATCTGCCTTGTTTGGTGAACCTATTTCTTATACTATTGCTCCGGATAAAATGAACCGCTTTGGAAACGCAACCGGAGAATTAGTAGGTGGTAATTTATCTATTTTATACAGTTTGTTAGGTTCTCCTTCGGCAATTGACTGTAAGGATAAAATTTTGTTCCTTGAAGACCTGGACGAGTATCTTTATCATATCGATCGAATGATGATGAATTTGAGACGTAACGGATGTATCGAAAACCTAAAAGGAATTGTTGTTGGAGGCATGACCAAAATGAAGGATAACGAAGTTCCATGGGGGAAAAATGCGGTCGAAATTGTAGATGATGTGACCAAAAAGTACAATATTCCTGTAATTTTTAATTTCCCAGCCGGGCACATTCAGGACAATAGGGCCTTAATTATGGGAAGTACCGTTACTGTAAATGTAAATGAAAGCGGAAGTACGGTTACTTTTCAAAAATAA
- a CDS encoding endonuclease/exonuclease/phosphatase family protein: protein MRVISFQFCSLAFLSFTIFQAQPKKYAIHTIAFYNFENLFDTNDDVTTNDNEWTPNGTQHWTMEKYEKKLKNLSRVLSEIGRPDNSNAPVLIGGAEIENRTVLEDLVKQPNLLLFDYGIIHFDSPDKRGIDVALLYQRKYFRPTSYSNIPLRIYLKKNSDKKAEVEQQDHDIDIKTDDKNRVFTRDQLLISGFLEGEEIHIIVNHWPSRSGGEKASSVFREAAGSLNRRIIDSLQQINPNAKVITMGDLNDGPFNKSIKNVLGAKTKKSEVEEFGLFNPFAAMLDKGLGTIAFRDSWDIFDQIIITKSLIPSDFSTFNFWKAGIFNKTFLVQSSGPYKGYPLRHSLTEVGFSDHFPVYIYLIKEVK from the coding sequence ATGAGAGTAATTTCTTTTCAATTCTGTAGTCTCGCTTTTTTATCTTTTACAATTTTTCAGGCACAGCCAAAAAAATATGCGATCCATACTATTGCATTTTACAACTTTGAGAATCTCTTCGATACTAATGATGATGTCACTACCAATGATAATGAATGGACACCCAATGGGACTCAGCATTGGACGATGGAAAAATACGAAAAGAAATTAAAAAACCTGTCCCGAGTATTATCTGAAATTGGAAGGCCGGATAACTCAAATGCTCCCGTACTAATTGGCGGTGCCGAAATTGAAAATCGCACGGTTCTCGAAGATCTGGTGAAACAACCGAATTTACTCCTTTTTGACTATGGAATCATTCATTTTGATTCGCCGGATAAGCGAGGAATAGATGTTGCGCTTTTATATCAGAGAAAATACTTTAGACCCACGTCATATTCCAATATTCCGCTGCGTATTTATCTAAAAAAAAATTCTGATAAAAAAGCGGAAGTCGAACAGCAGGATCATGATATCGATATTAAAACCGATGATAAGAATCGTGTTTTTACCAGAGATCAGCTTTTAATTTCAGGATTTTTAGAAGGAGAGGAAATTCATATTATTGTCAATCACTGGCCATCCAGATCAGGAGGGGAGAAAGCAAGCAGTGTTTTTCGGGAAGCTGCAGGAAGTTTAAACAGAAGAATTATCGATTCGCTACAGCAAATAAATCCCAATGCTAAAGTGATTACAATGGGTGATTTGAATGATGGTCCCTTTAATAAAAGTATAAAAAATGTTTTGGGTGCAAAGACAAAAAAATCAGAGGTGGAGGAATTCGGGCTTTTTAATCCCTTTGCAGCAATGCTCGATAAAGGTTTGGGCACAATTGCATTTAGAGATTCCTGGGATATTTTTGATCAGATCATCATTACAAAGTCACTTATACCATCTGATTTTTCAACTTTTAACTTTTGGAAAGCGGGAATTTTCAATAAAACTTTTCTGGTTCAGAGTTCCGGACCGTATAAAGGGTATCCGCTGCGACATAGTTTGACAGAAGTTGGATTTAGTGACCATTTTCCGGTTTATATCTATTTGATCAAAGAGGTTAAGTAA